Below is a window of bacterium DNA.
GGAGTCGCTCCTGGCCCGCCCCAAGCGCCATCCCTTCATCATGCGCTGCCGGACGGGGGCGGACCGGAATGGACATCTCACGGCCCAGGAGATCACGCTGCTTGGCGATGCCGGGCCCATCCCGCTCCTCAGCCCGCGCGTGCTCTTCGCCGCGCTGGTCGTGGGCGCAGGACCGTACCGCGTGCCCCACGTCAAGATCGACGCTAAAGCGGTGTTCACCAACAATGTGCCGACGAGCGCGATGCGCGGGTTCGGCGCGATGCAGGTCACGTTCGCCTACGAATCCCAGATGGATCTCTTGGCCGAGCGCCTCGGGATCCCCCCGCTCGAGATCCGTGCTCGGAACTTTCTTCGGAAGGGAGACCGGCTGCCCACGGGCGAGACGATCGAGACGCACGTCGCGCTGCCCGAGGCCAGCCGGCGCGCGCTCGATGCGCTGGGGGACCGGAGCCGCCCGTCGAGCGCGTCGGCAAAGGTGGGTCGCGGGTTCGCCTGCAACATCCAGCCGTACGGCCGGACCGTCTGGTTCCGGGATCAGGCCAGCGCGTGGATCGGGTTCGAGGCGGATGGATCGTTGGTTATCCGCGCGGGAGTGACCGACCTCGGAGGGGGCCAGGCGGCGGCGCTGGCGCAGATCGCCTCCGAGGTGCTCGGGGTCTCGCCCGACCGCATCGCCGTTCACATCGGCGACAGCGCCCTCACTCCCCTCACCGGCGGCACGTTCGCGACCCGCCAGCTCTACATGTCGGGAAACGCGGCGTGGAAAGCGGCGCGGGAACTTCGGGCGCTCGTCGTCCCGGTCGCCGCCGGGCTGCTGGAGGCGTCGGGACCGGACCTGCAGTTCGCGGACAACGAAGTGCGCGTCGGCGGGAGCCCGGACCGAAGGATCGCACTCGCCCGGGTGGTGGCCGAGTGCCGCCGCGCCGGCGTGCCGGTCGCGCACCTGTCGGTGTTCCGAGGAGAGCAGGCGCCGCCCGTGGACAGGGAGTCCGGCCAGGGGAAGACCTTTCCGGACTACACGTTCGGGTGCCACGCCGTCGAGGTCGAGGTCGACACGGAGACGGGGACCGTCACCGTGCTCAAGCACGTGGCGTGCCACGATGTGGGACGCGCGATCAATCCGCAAAGTGTTGCGGGCCAGATCCAAGGCGGCGCCGTCATGGGGATCGGCCAGGCGCTCCTGGAGGAGATCGCGCTCGAGGAAGGCAACAACCTGACCACGCTGTTCGCCAACTACCTCATCCCGACTTCTCTGGACGTCCCCGACATCCGGCCGATCGTGCTGGAGTCCGGCGAAGGCAAAGGGCCGTTCAATGCGCGGGGAATCGGGGAGCCGCCCACGGGGCCGCCGCCGGCGGCGATCGCGAGCGCGGTGTGGGATGCGATCGGCATCCGGCCGCTCGAACTTCCGATCGCGCCTGAACGGATATTCGACGCCCTCGAAGCCCAACGAACCGACGCCGGGGGCGGGACTCCGGAGGTGACTCGGTGACGGGACGAGAGGTCCGGTTCGGGGTCGCGCTCAAGAACTTTACTCCCTATCCGGATGAGCCGAGTATCGACGAGATCGTGACGTTCACGACCCGCGCGGAGGCCCTCGGCTTCGAATCGGCGTGGGTGTGGGATCACATTTTGTTGGGCTCGAAGCGCCCCTTCCCGTATCTCGAGTCGCTCGCCACCCTCACGGCGCTCGCCATGAAGACGCAGCGCCTCCAATTGGGCACAGGGGTCCTGGTGCTGCCCCTGCGCAACCCCGTCGTCCTCGCGAAGGTCCTCACGAGCCTGGACCACATCTCCAAGGGGCGGCTGATCCTGGGGGTCGCCGCGGGCTGGTACGAGCGGGAGTTTGACGCGTGTGGCGTCCCCTTCAAGGAGCGGGGCAAGATCTTCGTGCGGAACCTGGAAGTCCTCAAGCGGTTTTGGACCGAGGATCAGGTGAACGGCGCGGCGAACGGCTATGTCTTCAATCGGTCGGTGATGCTGCCCAAACCCCTCCAGCGGCCGCGGCCGCCGATCCTCTTCGGGGGCTATGTCGACGTGGTGCTCCGGCGCCTCGCCCGGCATGGTGACGGGTGGCTGACCTACTTCTACACGCCGGAGAGCTTTCGCCGGACGTGGGCCAAAATCCGATCGCTCACCGAAGAGGCCGGCCGCGATCCCGCCGCCCTCCGGAACGTAAGCCAGCTTCCGATCTATGTGGCCCCATCCTTCGAAGAGGCGGACCGGGGCGTACGGGATTTTATCGCCCGATACTTCGACGCCGCCCCCTGGAGCGAGTCCACCGCGGACAGCTCGATTCGCGGGACGCCGGACCAGTGCGCCGAGCAGCTCGCCGCCCATATCGCCGCCGGCGTCGAGCACATCGTGCTGGTACCCTACGACTACCGCCTGGACCAGTTGGAGGTCATCGGCCGGGAGATCCTGCCGAATCTCCGCGGGAGGATCGCGGGGGTGCGCGCGTGACCGCGCCGTGCGGCCGGACGGCGCGATGACGTTCGTCGAGGCCCGGCGGCGCCTGGAAGGGAAGGACCGTGGCCTCCGCGACAAGCGCATGCCGGCCGGGGACGCGGCGCGGCTCGTGCAAGACGGGAACCATGTCGCGATCGGTGGGTGCCTGTATTCGCGGACGCCCCTCGTCACGCTGCGGGAAATCCTCCGGTTGCGGCGCGTCGACCTCACCCTCTCGCGCAACCTGATGTGCTACGAGGGAGAGCTGTTCTTGGTCGCGGGCGCGACCCGATCGCTCGTCACGTCTTGGATCGGGATCGGACTTCCGTGGGGCCTCTCGCGGATCGTTCGAGAGTTCGTCGAGAGCGGGCAGGCGCGCCTCGAGGAATGGAGCCACCTCGCGCTCGGCCTGCGGTATCGGGCCGCGGCGATGGGGATACCGTTCCTCCCCACACTCTCGATGCTCGGCTCGGACCTGCTCGGGCGCACGAGCGCCCGCACGATGATCTGTCCATTTACCGGGGAGACGTTGTGCCTGGTCCCCGCGCTCTTTCCGGACGTGGCGGTGATCCACGTCCACCGGGCCGACTGCTTCGGCAACGCCCAGATCGATGGATATCCGCACATGGACCCCGACCTGGCCGCGGCCGCGGCCACGGTGATTCTCAGCGCCGAGGAGATCGTCTCGACCGACGAGATCCGGCGAACCGCGGACCGCACGGTCATCCCGTTCTTCACCGTGGACGCGGTCGTGGAAGCCCCGTTTGGCGCCTACCCGCACGAGTGTTATGGCCGCTACGAGGCAGACCTCGAGCACATCGGCGGGTACGCGCGCGGCGTGACGGCCGGAGGCGCCGCCGCCGTTCGGGCCTATCTGGACGAGTACGTCTACGGTCTGGACACGTTCGACGCGTACCTGGAGCGTTTCGGCACCGGCCGCCTCCGCCGTCAACAGCAGGCCGCGCAGGAGCTTACGCGCTAGCGTGGCCGCGAGCGCCTCTGAGCTCCTGGCCGCGACCGCGAGCCGGCTGCTCGCCGATCACAAGATCGTGTTTGCCGGCGTCGGCACCCCGCTCCTCGCGTCCGCGCTGGCGAAGTCCACCCACGCGCCTCACCTGACGATCGTCGTGGAGGGCGGCGTCGTCGGGCTCGAGGTCCTGCCCGGGCGCCTGCCGATCTCCACCAATGAGATGCGGGCCGGCCGCCGAGCGGTGATGCTGCCGTCGATCACGCAGACCTTCCTCTATGCCCAGCGCGGATTCTTCGACTACGGCTTCCTGGGGGGCGCCCAGATCGATCCGCACGGCAACATCAACACCAGCGTGATCGGGCCGCCCGACCGGCCCCAGGTTCGCCTGCCCGGCAGCGGGGGCGCGTGCGATATCATCACCCACTGTCGGGAGATCTTCATCGTCACGATGCACGAGCGCCGGCGGTTCATCGAGCAGGTCGATTTCATCACGAGCCCCGGCTACCTTGGCGGCCACGATGCCCGCCGCCGGGCTGGGCTGCTGTTCGGGGAGATCACCACGGTGATCACCAATCTGGCCCTGATGCGCTTCGACTCGGAGACCAGACGGATGCGGCTCGATGCCCTCCAGGCCGGGGTCACGATCGATCAGGTACACGAGCAGACGGGGTTTGATCTCCCGATCGCACCTAAGGTCGGCGAGCTTCCGGCCCCCAGCGACGAGGAGTTGCGGTTCCTCCGGTTGCTCGATCCGGACCGGCTGTTCCTAAGCTGACGGCGGTTCTCGATTACACCAATCATGGATGGCCAGCGCCAGTACCTTGGCGGCGATGACCACGTTTTCGACGGGGACGTGCTCGTTCATCGCATGCATCTGGCTCGTCGGTCCCGGGCCGAAGATCACCGTCGGTGTGTGCCCCTGCCGGATCAGAAAGCGGGTGTCTGAGGCCCCCATGCGGGCGCTCAGCACCGGTTCCTTCCCTGTCACCTGCCGGAACGACCGGTTGATGGCATCCACAATAGGGTGGTCGGTCGGGATTTCCGCCCCGGCCGCCACGTACCCGCCCTTCGTCGTAAGTTCAGCGGGGTTGTGTCGTAGCCAAGGGTCTGCCTCGCAGACGCGCATGATCTGCGCCCGCAGTTGCGCCTCGGCCTGGGCGGGGTCTTCATAGGGCATCAACCCCATGCTGCCCCGCAGGGTCGCTTCCTCGGGCGTAATGCTGGGGAACGTCCCCGACTGGAACATGGTAACGGCGCAGGGGAGCGCGCCGCGGTTATCGGGAAAGAGGGGATGCCGGAGGTCCTGAATCCGCATGGCTTCCAGCGCCTCCACGGCCCCGACGAATTTCATGGCTTTGTCGATGGCGCTCACCCCTTCCCACCTCGCGGAGATGCCGGCCGGCTTCCCCCGGACGCGGATCGTGAACCACATCCGCCCGATGCACGCCGGCATCACCTCGAGATCGCTGGTCTCGCAACAGATACCGGCATCCGCCCGATAACCCCGTTGTACACACCCGAGCGTCCCGAGACCGGTCCGCTCCTCGTCCACCACGTACTCGAGGGTCACGTCGCCCCGAGGCCTGAGCCCCATGTCTTTCAAGATGGCGACGGCCATCGTCATCGCCGCCACGCCGCCTTTCATGTCGGACGCGCCGCGGCCCCACACCTTGCCATCGGCAAGGGATCCCGACAAGGGCCCGCGCGCCCACTCGCCCAACGGCTCCAACGGCACGGTGTCCACGTGGCCGTTCAATAGCAGCGATCGCCCGGCGCCCCGTCCCTTCCACACGCCGACGACGTTCGGCCTCCCGGCCAGCGGTTTCTCCGGCTCGAGGAATCCAGGATACTGCCGAAGGACGTCCGGGTCGGTATCGAACCGATCTACCCGCAGGCCCAGTTCCTTGAGGTGGTCCGCGATGAAGGCCTGAATTTCGGTTTCGTTTCCCGTGACGCTGTCAAATTGCACGAGACGCTGCAGAAATGCCACGGTCTCGCCCCGCCGCTCTTCCACGGCGGCGATGATCTGCCTCGGGGTTTCAGGATCCATCGCGCAACCCGTGCATCCCCTGGTAGTCCATCGGCAAAGTGGGCTCCCAGCCCGCCAGAAGCCGGGGCGCCGGTTGATAGACCTCCACGCCGAGCGGCCGGCATGTGCCGAGCGGGTTGTCCCGGGCGGGCCCCCACATTTGCACGGACAGATCCCCGTGCGGGCACGTGGAGAGAGCACAGAGCACGTCCATTTCCGCGAAGAACTCAAAAAAGTCCCCCAGCTTCGCCGGGCTCGGTTTCACAAAGTACCGGCCATCTCGCGTCAGCCCCGTGACCATGAAGATGTTGAGCACATCATGGACGTCGAACTCGGTGAGCCGGTAGGGCATCACGGCGCGCACGAGATTGGAGTGGCAACAGTAGTCGAAGTCTTCCCCGTTGAGCAGTTTGTGCACGTACGGATCGCAGCGCGTTCCCAGGAGATCATGGCACCCGGCTCCGTCCTCATCGACGCCGTAGTGAATGGTGTCGTTGGTGATCGTCAGCATCGGCCGGAGATACGGGAGGCACGACCACAGCCGGTCGTAGGTCGTGACGTGCGTGCGGTACAACTGCCGGGTGCGCGCCGCCCAAAACCGCTCGCGGGGGTTATGGCGGCTCCAGACATTGAAGTCGGCCACCTGGGGACCGTCGGTGATGACGATCCGGCACAGCTGACCGGCGGCCACGGTCCAGGCCGCCCCGGAACGAGGAGGCACGACGAACCGCTCCACAGGGGTCCGCTCCTCCACGTCCCTGGCCAGGCGGCCGTAGAACTCGCGGTTTGCCTCAAGCGCCGTGACGACGCCGTGGTCGTAGAGAATCCTTGGCTCTGCCACCGGATACCCCCTGGAGCCTAGACCTCGCCGAGGTAGCTCTTCCGGACCTGATCGTTCTGCCGAAGTTTGTCGGCTTGGTCGGTCATGACGATCCGCCCCGTCTCCAGCACGTATCCTCGCTGCGCGATCCCGAGGGCCATCAGCGCGTTTTGCTCGACAAGGAGGATGGTCACCCCCTGGGCGTTGATCTCCTGGATGGTCTTGAAGATGAGCTCGACGAGCACCGGGGCCAACCCCATCGAGGGCTCATCGAGGAGGAGAATCTTCGGCCGGGCCATGAGGCCGCGGCCGATCGCCAGCATCTGCTGCTCGCCTCCGGAGAGCGTTCCGGCCGTCTGGGCGAGGCGTTCTTCGAGACGCGGAAAGAGCCGGCAGACCCGCTCGAGATCTCCCTGGATCTCTTGGCGGTTCGTCCGGGCAAAGGCGCCCATCTCAAGATTGTCCCGCACGGTCATCCGCGGAAAAATCCGGCGGCCTTCCGGCACCAGGCACACGCCCCTCCGGGTGATCTCGTGGGGAGGCAGGCCGTGGATCGGAGCTCCGTCGAGGAGGATCGTCCCCGGGCGGGGCCGCAGGAACCCGGTGATCGTCTTCAGGGTCGTGCTCTTGCCTGCGCCGTTCGCCCCGATCAGGGTGACGATCTCCCCTTGCTCCACGGCAACCGAGATCCCGTCGAGCGCATGGATGCGCCCGTAATACGCGTGGATGCCGTCGACTACGAGGCTCGGCATAGGGGGATCACGTGAGCGCGGCCTTGCCCAGATAGGCCTCGATCACCCGCGGGTTCCGCCGGATCTCATCGGGGGTGCCCTCAGCAATCACCTCGCCGTGGTCAAGCACGGTGACCCGGTCGGCGACGCCCATCACGACCCGCATCTGGTGCTCGATGAGGAGCACGGTGAGGCGGAGCTCTTTGCGGAGGCGGCGGATGAACTCCATGAGCCGGCGTGCCTCCTCCGGATTCATTCCGGCCGCCGGCTCGTCCAGCAGCAGCAGGCGGGGTCGGAGGGCCAGGGCCCGAGCGATCTCCAGGCGTCGTTGATCACCGTAGGCCAGGTTCTTGGCCATCTCATCGTCATGCCCTTTGAGCCCGACGAAGGCGAGGAGGTCACGGGCATCGCGATGGGCTCGCACTTCCTCCGCGACGACGCCGGGCGCACCGGCGACGATCCGAACCGGATCCGCCGTGAGGTGGCTGTGCATGCCGATCAGGACGTTTTCGAGGGACGTCATGTTGGCGAAGACCCGAATGCTCTGAAACGTTCGGGCGATCCCCAGCCGGGCGATCTCGTGAGGCTTCCGCCCGGTGATGTCCCGACCGGCTAGCGTAATCACGCCGGCGTTCGGGCGGTACAGGCCGGCGATGACGTTAAAGAACGTGGTCTTGCCGGCGCCGTTGGGACCGATCAGGCTGACGACGCTCTCCTGGGGAACCGTGAAGTCGACGTGGTTCACCGCCACCAGGCCCCCGAACGTCTTGGTCACGCCCCGCGCATCTAGGAGCACAGAGGGGTGAGGCTCACTCGGGGGCATCCGGCGCGTCCCTCCTCACGGCCCGGCGTGTGGGGGAGGACCCCCCGCCGGAGATCCGGCCGCCGAGACATCGGCAGGAGGAATCTCCGTGGCCACGCTCTCTCGCTCGGTGATGATCGCCCGGATCCGCCGTTCGGGGAAGATCCCCTCGGGCCGCAGCAGCATCAGGAACACCAGCCCCAGTCCGTACAGCAGGAACTTGAGGTTCACGAAGTTGAGCTTCGTGAGGAAGAGGATTCCCCAGGCGTGTCCAAGGTTGTTCGACCACTGCGTCAGGTCGGCGAGGAAGAGCGTTTGGAACTCGTAGAGGATGGCGGCGCCTGCGATCACGCCGAAGACGTTTCCCATCCCGCCCAGGACCACCATTGCCAGGATCGTGAACGACACCGTGAAATTGAACTGGTCGGGGCTCACGACCCCGAGCTTAGCGACGTACAGCGCCCCCGCGAACCCAGAGAAGAATGCGCCGAAGGAGAACGCCAGCAGCTTCGTTGTGACGAGATTGACCCCCATCGAGGCCGCCGCGATCTCATCCTCTCGAACGGCCAGCCACGCACGCCCGAGCCTGGAGTCCCGCAGGCGGAGGACCCCGATGACGGATACCACGATGATCACGATCAGCGTGTAGTAATAGGGGAGCGGATTGAATCCGAACTGGTACCCGAAGAGGGTCGGCTGATCGATCCCGACGATGCCGTTGGTCCCGCCGGTGTATTTGGGCAGGTTCAGAAACACCGTCGGCACGATCTCGCCGAAGCCCAGCGTCACGATCGCCAGGTAATCGCCCCGGAGCCTGAGGGTCGGCGCCCCCAGGAGCGCGCCGAAGACGCCGGCGATGATCGCACCGACCAGCAGCATCGGCCAGAACGGCAGGTGCAAGTGATAGAACGGTGAGGCGGCGAACGCGTACGTGTACGACCCGATCGCAAAGAACGCCGCGTAGCCCAGGTCGAGGAGCCCGGCAAAGCCCACGACGATGTTGAGGCCGAGCGCGAGCAGCACGTACACTGCCGCATCGGCCCCCGCGTTGATGTGCCCGGCGTTGTGGTCGACGAGCGGAAACAGGAGAAGGACAAGGAGGATCACAAGCGCGGTCCGGTACGGGACGAGCCGTTTGAGAACGCGCACGCCCATTCTCTGCAACGAGCGCTACGTCCGTTCCGGGAGCTGCTGACCCAGCAGGCCGGTGGGGCGGAAGATCAGCACCAGGATCAGCACGGAGAAAATCGTCACCTCCGCCCACTGGAACCCGACGTACTGCGCGGTCATCACCTCGACGAACCCGATGACGAACCCGCCGAGGGCCGCCCCGGTCGTGTTCCCGATTCCTCCCAGCACGGCGGCGGTGAAGGCGATGAGCCCGGCGCGGAACCCGTTGATAAACCAGACGTTCCCATAGTACAGCCCGGTGATCACCCCGCCCGCGCCGGCCAGCACCGACCCGATGAAGAACGTGAGGGCGATCGTCTTGTTGATGTCGATGCCCATGATCTCCGCGGCCATCCAGTCCTGGGCGGTGGCCCGCATGGCCTTCCCCAGCTTCGTCCCCTGCACGAAGAAGTGGAGGGCCAGCATCATGACGATGGATGAGAAGATCACGACGAGCTGCATCTGTCCTACGCCCACGGCGCCGAGATTGAAAAAGGGGTTCGGGAGCACCTGCGGAAACGGCACCGGGGATGGCCCCATCCAGAGCTGCAGGATGTTCTCAAGGCTGAACGACACGCCGATCGCGGTCAGGAGGGGGGCCAGACGCTGCCGTCCACGCAGCGGGCGGTACGCGAACCGCTCGATCACCACCCCGGTGGCCCCCATGATCAGCATCGCTGCGAGGAACGTGACGATCAACGCAAACGCGAGCGCTGCCGCGGCCATATGTCGCGTCGCGCCGAGGAGGGTGAGGGTGGCGAGGGCCACAAACGACCCCGCGGTATACACGTCACCGTGGGCGAAGTTGATCAGCTCGATGATCCCATAGACCATCGTGTACCCGAGCGCAATGACGGCGTAGATTGCCCCCAGGGTCAGGCCGTTGATGAGCTGCAGGACGAGGAGGTTCCAGTCCATCAGATGTGCGCGTGAGGGACGGCCCCCGGCCGTCCCTCACCCGGCGTGAAAGACCGCGGCCGCTACAACGTAAAGTTTATTTGGTCCAACCACTCCCACTTGCCGTTCTTGACCGTGTAGACGCTGACGATCTTGTTGGTGGTGTCGCCATTCTTATCGAACGAGAAGGTGCCGATGATGCTCTTGTAGTTCTTCAAGTTGGCGACCCACGCCCGCACCTTGGCGCGATCCGGCCCGACGGCCTTCACCGCGTCAATGATGATTTTCGCCGCCACGTACCCGTTCGCGCTGTACGCGCCTGGGTCGGATTTGTACTTCGCCTTGTACGCAGCCAGGAACCCCTTCGCGGTCGGCAGCTTCTCGGCGTTCTCCGCCGCGACCGTGCCGTAACTGCCGTTCGCGTCATCCCCGGCGACCTTGAGGAACTCGTCTTCCACGATGCCGTCGCCGCCCTCGTACGGAATGGTCAACCCGACGTCTTTCATTTGCTTGCGGATCAGGCCGCCGCCGGTCGTGGTCACCCCGCCGAAGAACAGCAGGTCCGGCGCCTTGGCCTTAATCGCGGTGAGGATCGCGTGGAAGTCCTGCGTCCCCTTGGGGATGCCGTCGCGGCTCACGACGGTTCCGCCGAGCTTCCCAAACTCTCGTGCGAACTCGTCGGCGATCCCTTTCCCGTACGTCTCCTGGTCATCGAGAATCGCGACCTTCTTCAGCTTGAGCTTCTTAAAGGCGTAGTCGGCCGCGACCGGCCCCTGCAGATCGTCGGTGGGGCACACCCGGAAGTAGTTGATCTGGGTCGGGTGAGCCTTCCGCACGTCGAGGGCGCCGAACTCCGGCTTGGTGAGCCCGGGGTTTGTTTGGGACGGACTGATCTGCACGACGCCCGCCGCGTTGGTGATCGGGATCGTGGCCTTCCCGACGTTGCTGTTGAAGTTGCCCATGATCCCGACCACAGCGGAGTCGGCCAGCAGCTCCTGGACGTTCTTGGCGCCCTGAGCCGGATCGTGCACGCCGTTCACGGCGTCGTCCTTGAGGACTTCCTCGAACATCATGCCCTTATAGCCGCCGGCCTTGTTGGCCTCATCGATCGCCAGCAGAACCGCGTTGTTCGTCGGCTCCCCGTTCGGGGCCTCACCGCCGGACATCGGCAGGTCCACCCCGATCTTGATCGTCTTCCCGGCCATGGCCGCACCGTTCGCGGGCTGCAGCCCTCCGCTTCCGGGACCCATCGCAATCAGGCTGATCACGGCGAGGCCGGCTAGAAGGAAGAGTAATCTACGCACGCTATCGCCCCCTTTTCATTCTCTGTGCTTCAGGGGCTCACCACGACCTGCTGGGTGGCCCCCCGAAGACGCTTTTGTAAATCCTCTTACGTTCAGGACGGGGGAAAGAGTTCTGTGCCTGCCGCCCACCCCCCTTCACGGAAGCTCGGCGGGACGGCCGCACCCTCACGCCACCCGCCCCGCGACTGCCCCCCCTCCGCCCCGCTCCCGCAGCAGGCTCCCGACGACGAAGATGACATTGGCTGGGCGTTCCGCCAGTCGGCGCATGAAATAT
It encodes the following:
- a CDS encoding branched-chain amino acid ABC transporter substrate-binding protein codes for the protein MRRLLFLLAGLAVISLIAMGPGSGGLQPANGAAMAGKTIKIGVDLPMSGGEAPNGEPTNNAVLLAIDEANKAGGYKGMMFEEVLKDDAVNGVHDPAQGAKNVQELLADSAVVGIMGNFNSNVGKATIPITNAAGVVQISPSQTNPGLTKPEFGALDVRKAHPTQINYFRVCPTDDLQGPVAADYAFKKLKLKKVAILDDQETYGKGIADEFAREFGKLGGTVVSRDGIPKGTQDFHAILTAIKAKAPDLLFFGGVTTTGGGLIRKQMKDVGLTIPYEGGDGIVEDEFLKVAGDDANGSYGTVAAENAEKLPTAKGFLAAYKAKYKSDPGAYSANGYVAAKIIIDAVKAVGPDRAKVRAWVANLKNYKSIIGTFSFDKNGDTTNKIVSVYTVKNGKWEWLDQINFTL